The Candidatus Bathyarchaeota archaeon A05DMB-5 genome includes a window with the following:
- the cas1 gene encoding CRISPR-associated endonuclease Cas1 — protein MRVKMVKIALDGFGSFLGMERGCFVVRDKEGKSRKYPLFESEIGEVILRSGNTISTGALASLGFWDIDVLILSHNGKPVAMVRSLDSDSHVRTRICQYEALNNGKGIHIAKQIVLKKIEGQNLVLRKYGLRQHDLISVKERIDKIENTNLKALRRKLLPIEGRCSDLYFKQIFQLFPKEIVRTVNRRTFRAYDGLNNTFNLTYSLLKWKVHIALLKAKLEPFLGYLHSEEVGKPSLACDMAELYRYLADDFLIKYCRGLSSRDFVMKTEQYIPNRRGKREYLNDSMTNKLIKAFYGYLDWKVRVPRIRHGYRQSLETLISEESLLFAKYLRNEKETWIPRIALPFYY, from the coding sequence ATAAGGAAGGGAAATCTAGGAAGTATCCTTTGTTTGAGTCTGAAATTGGAGAGGTTATTCTAAGAAGTGGAAATACTATTTCGACTGGAGCTTTAGCTTCTTTAGGCTTCTGGGACATTGATGTTCTAATCCTAAGCCATAACGGTAAGCCTGTCGCTATGGTTAGAAGTTTAGATAGTGATAGCCATGTTAGGACTAGAATCTGTCAATATGAGGCTCTGAACAATGGTAAGGGCATACACATAGCCAAACAAATAGTCTTAAAGAAGATTGAAGGACAGAACCTAGTCTTAAGGAAGTATGGTTTAAGACAACATGACCTTATTAGCGTTAAAGAACGGATTGATAAAATAGAAAATACTAACTTGAAGGCACTGAGAAGGAAACTTTTACCGATTGAAGGAAGATGCTCTGACCTATACTTTAAGCAGATTTTTCAGTTATTTCCTAAAGAGATTGTGAGAACTGTTAACCGTAGAACTTTTAGAGCTTATGATGGACTGAACAATACTTTTAACTTAACGTATTCTCTTTTGAAATGGAAGGTTCATATCGCTTTACTAAAGGCTAAGCTTGAACCTTTCTTAGGATATTTACATTCTGAAGAAGTTGGTAAGCCTTCTCTTGCGTGTGATATGGCTGAACTTTACCGCTATTTAGCTGATGATTTTCTAATAAAATATTGCAGAGGACTTAGTTCTAGAGATTTTGTGATGAAAACTGAACAATACATTCCTAACAGAAGAGGCAAAAGAGAATACTTGAACGATTCCATGACTAATAAGTTAATCAAAGCCTTCTATGGCTATCTGGATTGGAAGGTTAGAGTTCCTAGAATAAGACATGGCTACAGACAATCTCTTGAAACTTTAATTAGCGAAGAATCTTTATTGTTTGCTAAATACTTGAGAAACGAAAAGGAAACTTGGATTCCTAGAATTGCACTTCCTTTCTATTATTAG
- a CDS encoding rhomboid family intramembrane serine protease, which yields MSSILKSSKKFMPTYILIAINIAVYAYTSILGGDFMETNYYVLLQYGQSNSFVMSGGYWQLFTAMFVHVSLLHLLGNMFFLLIFGLRAEDMFAIHEYLLIYLLSGLTGNLLTLLFGPDMLSAGASGAIFGMFGAVTIYVRRAVGQSILGALMYSFFLLMINIGPHVNNLAHFGGLIIGLLIGYALATKRKIPITYRYRYSYYK from the coding sequence ATGAGCAGTATACTTAAGAGTTCTAAGAAGTTCATGCCAACATACATACTCATTGCGATAAACATAGCAGTTTACGCTTATACCTCAATTCTCGGCGGAGATTTTATGGAAACGAACTACTATGTACTATTGCAATATGGGCAATCGAATTCTTTCGTTATGAGTGGTGGATATTGGCAGCTTTTTACAGCAATGTTTGTCCATGTTAGTCTTCTACATCTTCTAGGTAACATGTTCTTTTTGCTTATTTTTGGACTTAGAGCAGAAGACATGTTTGCAATTCACGAATACCTTCTAATCTACCTTTTAAGCGGACTCACTGGAAACTTGTTAACATTACTTTTTGGGCCAGACATGCTTTCTGCTGGAGCTTCAGGCGCCATTTTCGGAATGTTTGGAGCAGTTACAATCTATGTTAGGCGAGCTGTTGGGCAATCGATACTGGGCGCGTTGATGTATTCTTTCTTCTTGTTGATGATTAATATAGGTCCACATGTCAACAATCTAGCTCATTTCGGCGGCTTAATCATTGGACTGCTGATTGGCTACGCACTTGCAACAAAACGAAAAATACCGATAACATACAGATACCGCTACTCCTACTACAAATAA
- a CDS encoding FAD synthase, with protein MANEKTKEKRKIVLASGVFDLLHLGHVRFLEEAKKAGGRNAELIVIVARDNTVEKRKGKKPIMPENQRRALVESLRVVDEAVLGYEKFDIGKVIEKIKPDIIVVGYDQDGMEKSVRGYVEKRGLKIKIVKIGKFGEDELDSSSKIKQKIIEDFKR; from the coding sequence ATGGCCAACGAAAAAACTAAAGAGAAGAGAAAAATAGTTTTGGCTTCCGGAGTATTCGACTTACTACATCTTGGACATGTAAGATTTTTGGAAGAAGCGAAAAAAGCTGGTGGACGCAATGCTGAACTCATAGTTATCGTCGCGAGAGATAACACTGTTGAAAAGAGAAAAGGAAAGAAGCCTATAATGCCTGAAAACCAGCGGCGAGCGTTGGTTGAATCTTTAAGGGTTGTTGACGAGGCAGTTCTCGGCTACGAAAAATTTGACATTGGAAAAGTCATCGAAAAAATAAAACCGGACATAATTGTTGTTGGATACGACCAGGATGGCATGGAGAAAAGTGTAAGGGGTTACGTGGAAAAAAGAGGATTGAAAATTAAAATCGTGAAAATTGGCAAGTTTGGAGAGGACGAGTTGGATAGTTCTTCGAAAATCAAACAGAAGATTATTGAGGACTTCAAAAGATGA
- a CDS encoding DUF357 domain-containing protein: MSLEELVSKYIASAEHVFSNMVIVETPTSLSGNSVKKVVDFAKAYLEDAKYYRDKKETAVSLTSIAYCEGLLDALRLLGAVKFEWPTKKLKRREK, from the coding sequence ATGAGTTTGGAAGAGCTTGTCTCGAAGTATATTGCTTCTGCAGAGCATGTTTTTAGCAACATGGTAATCGTTGAAACTCCTACAAGCCTCAGTGGCAATAGCGTCAAGAAAGTTGTGGATTTTGCCAAAGCCTATTTGGAAGACGCAAAATACTATAGAGATAAAAAAGAAACTGCGGTAAGTTTAACTTCCATAGCGTATTGTGAAGGCTTATTAGACGCCTTAAGACTGTTGGGAGCCGTGAAATTTGAATGGCCAACGAAAAAACTAAAGAGAAGAGAAAAATAG
- the dph5 gene encoding diphthine synthase, with amino-acid sequence MRGLEEIKTADAAFLEVYTSLLPNFSKKRLEEISGKKLRVVSRRELEEENGKVIIGASEKGKAVLLVPGDPLIATTHVALRIHAEKLGIKTRIVHGASILSAVIGLCGLHNYKFGKSVTIPFPDETPSETPYEVIAQNKKLELHTLCLLDINAEEKRYMSIKKSLEWLLKIEKKRKKKIVTPNALVVGVARAGSKNPTVKAGFLKELLNYDFGEPPHSIVFPGELHFMEAEALVVLANAPERVKEMVK; translated from the coding sequence ATGCGTGGTTTAGAAGAGATTAAAACTGCAGATGCTGCGTTTTTGGAGGTTTATACGAGTTTGTTGCCGAATTTTTCTAAAAAACGTTTAGAAGAGATTTCTGGAAAAAAGTTGCGTGTGGTTTCGCGGAGAGAGCTTGAAGAAGAAAATGGTAAAGTTATTATTGGAGCGTCTGAGAAAGGTAAGGCGGTTCTGCTTGTTCCCGGCGATCCGTTAATAGCCACTACTCATGTTGCATTGAGAATACATGCGGAAAAACTTGGAATAAAAACGCGTATAGTTCATGGAGCCTCTATACTTTCTGCTGTGATTGGTTTATGTGGCTTGCACAATTATAAATTTGGAAAAAGCGTAACCATACCTTTCCCAGACGAAACTCCTTCTGAAACTCCATACGAAGTCATCGCTCAAAACAAGAAGCTGGAGCTTCATACACTTTGCTTGTTAGACATAAACGCTGAGGAAAAACGTTACATGAGCATCAAAAAAAGTTTGGAGTGGCTTCTAAAAATCGAAAAGAAAAGAAAAAAGAAAATTGTCACGCCCAATGCGCTTGTGGTAGGTGTGGCAAGAGCTGGAAGCAAAAACCCCACCGTGAAAGCTGGCTTCCTAAAAGAGTTATTAAATTATGACTTTGGAGAGCCGCCACACAGCATTGTTTTTCCCGGGGAACTTCATTTCATGGAGGCTGAGGCTCTTGTGGTTTTAGCTAACGCTCCAGAGAGGGTTAAGGAGATGGTGAAATGA
- a CDS encoding nitrogen fixation protein NifH, which produces MVSWQSLLKESPIEWLLEETNPSVRYFTLRDVFGKSENDPQVVAAKRAIPQSKTVSKIFQKQSAEGYWSEPFNPYHPKYKSSYGQIMILAQLGMDRTDKRVEKACEYIFQFQLEDGGFSSYTLERAKQEHTLMLKKGKTLSPHEEFASSLVFEHQYSCLTGNMAAALIRIGYAEDKRVKRALEWLVKIQNPDGGWLCPYWRAHIRDKHGCFYGTICPLEAFSEVKKENLTKEMKETIEKGAEFLLMHRLFKADHHGYKIINKAWLTLSFPWFYGYNILRGLDVLTRLGYVKDERLSDAVEVLLQKRQENGAWILESTPSGRMHANLETKGKPSKWVTLAAIKVLKRLSQT; this is translated from the coding sequence ATGGTTAGTTGGCAAAGTCTTTTGAAAGAGAGCCCCATTGAATGGCTCCTTGAAGAGACTAATCCTTCAGTGCGATATTTCACGTTACGCGATGTTTTTGGCAAAAGCGAGAATGACCCACAAGTAGTTGCAGCAAAACGAGCAATTCCACAGTCTAAAACGGTGAGTAAAATATTCCAGAAACAAAGCGCAGAGGGTTACTGGAGCGAACCATTCAACCCTTACCACCCAAAATACAAGTCTTCTTATGGGCAAATAATGATTCTTGCTCAGCTTGGAATGGATAGAACCGACAAAAGAGTTGAGAAGGCATGCGAATACATCTTTCAATTTCAGTTAGAAGACGGCGGCTTCTCCAGCTATACACTCGAAAGAGCAAAGCAAGAACATACATTGATGCTTAAAAAGGGAAAAACACTGTCTCCACACGAGGAGTTTGCGTCTTCGCTTGTCTTTGAACATCAATATTCCTGTCTCACAGGCAACATGGCAGCAGCACTTATCAGAATAGGGTACGCTGAAGACAAAAGAGTCAAAAGAGCCTTAGAGTGGCTTGTGAAAATTCAGAATCCAGACGGCGGCTGGCTCTGCCCCTACTGGCGAGCACACATAAGAGACAAACATGGCTGTTTCTACGGAACAATCTGCCCATTAGAAGCTTTTTCCGAAGTTAAAAAAGAAAACCTAACAAAAGAGATGAAAGAAACAATCGAGAAAGGCGCGGAATTCCTACTTATGCATCGCTTATTCAAAGCTGACCACCACGGCTACAAAATAATCAACAAGGCTTGGTTGACGCTGAGCTTTCCGTGGTTTTACGGCTACAACATCCTCAGAGGGCTAGACGTTTTAACACGACTTGGCTACGTAAAAGACGAGCGTCTAAGCGACGCAGTTGAAGTCCTACTGCAAAAACGCCAAGAAAATGGCGCTTGGATACTGGAAAGCACACCAAGCGGGAGAATGCATGCCAACCTCGAAACAAAAGGCAAACCAAGCAAATGGGTCACTCTCGCCGCTATAAAAGTGCTAAAGCGTCTAAGCCAAACATAG